In one window of Aliidiomarina minuta DNA:
- a CDS encoding DUF2157 domain-containing protein, which translates to MKITRETLESAVKKDIISSDQADELLRFFKAQPSTGPSFDFTHVLYYMGGLIAIGAMTLFMNLGWENFGGWGILFISLIYAAIGLRLTSVFQRKGYAIPAGICTTFVVALTPLAIYGLQQAMGWWPVDATYQDYHRYIRWHWIYMELGTLAVGAIMAFKYRYPFLVMPIAVTLWYLSMDIAAVIAGGSAAFELRTLVSLYFGLAMLLFAFWVDMRGSKSGDYAFWLYLFGVLTFWWGLTLQNPTGELSRFLYFCINLVLIGVGVVIVRRVFVIFGAIGGSLYLGHLASEVFKDSFLFPVALTLMGLGIIYLGVLWQKNEAAITARVRQRLPSRIQAFLAQRTE; encoded by the coding sequence ATGAAAATAACCAGGGAAACTCTCGAGTCAGCAGTGAAGAAAGATATTATTTCTTCTGACCAGGCAGATGAGCTTTTGCGCTTTTTCAAAGCTCAGCCATCTACGGGCCCCAGTTTTGATTTCACCCATGTGCTTTATTATATGGGCGGCCTCATTGCTATTGGGGCCATGACGCTGTTTATGAATTTGGGCTGGGAGAACTTTGGCGGCTGGGGCATTCTCTTTATTTCCCTGATATATGCCGCTATCGGCCTTAGGCTAACCTCGGTTTTTCAACGCAAAGGGTACGCCATTCCTGCCGGTATTTGCACCACTTTTGTGGTGGCGCTGACCCCGTTGGCAATATACGGCTTGCAACAGGCCATGGGGTGGTGGCCGGTTGATGCAACCTATCAAGACTACCATAGATACATTCGCTGGCACTGGATTTACATGGAATTGGGCACGCTGGCGGTGGGCGCCATTATGGCGTTTAAGTATCGCTATCCCTTCCTGGTTATGCCGATTGCTGTAACGCTGTGGTACCTGTCAATGGATATTGCAGCAGTCATAGCTGGAGGCTCAGCAGCCTTTGAATTACGCACCTTAGTATCGCTTTATTTTGGGCTGGCTATGCTGCTTTTTGCCTTCTGGGTCGACATGCGTGGTTCAAAATCCGGTGATTATGCGTTCTGGCTGTATTTATTTGGCGTGCTGACTTTCTGGTGGGGGCTAACCCTGCAAAATCCTACTGGCGAGCTTTCGAGGTTCTTATACTTCTGCATTAACCTGGTGCTTATTGGAGTGGGGGTGGTCATTGTTCGTCGCGTGTTTGTAATTTTTGGAGCCATTGGAGGTTCACTCTATCTTGGCCACCTTGCCAGTGAAGTATTTAAGGACAGCTTTTTGTTTCCAGTCGCCTTGACGTTGATGGGTTTAGGAATCATCTATTTAGGTGTGCTGTGGCAAAAAAATGAGGCTGCAATTACAGCCCGGGTCAGGCAGCGACTGCCATCCCGAATACAGGCGTTTTTGGCGCAAAGAACAGAGTAG
- a CDS encoding alpha/beta hydrolase codes for MPKIWVFLVGIMLLSACQPQESVTPAGKEQQTLQHLPALQGDYFELESALLERSLHIYVRLPLGYDANETHYPIVYLLDGDSLFPILGANHLFLTYDDNLPEAIIVGIAYGSFEPEINKRGYDFTANAPDAREGQGGAAKFHDFLKRELIPEVEGRYRADSNQRVLFGQSLGGSMVLYSAYTDPDLFWGRIASNPVFAPGREMFFAEGEPATRTNLRLVVTSGSDDRPPLRAAALAWFDYVAAYENCEAE; via the coding sequence ATGCCCAAAATCTGGGTTTTTTTAGTCGGTATAATGCTGTTGTCCGCTTGCCAGCCGCAGGAGTCTGTAACACCTGCGGGAAAGGAACAACAAACCTTGCAACACCTGCCCGCGTTGCAGGGGGACTATTTTGAACTTGAATCTGCTTTATTAGAACGCTCCCTGCATATCTATGTGCGTTTACCTCTGGGCTACGACGCAAACGAAACCCATTATCCCATTGTGTACCTGTTGGATGGCGATTCACTTTTCCCTATTCTGGGCGCTAATCATCTGTTCCTGACCTATGATGACAATCTGCCTGAAGCCATTATTGTGGGCATTGCCTATGGATCCTTTGAGCCAGAGATCAATAAACGTGGTTATGATTTTACTGCCAATGCGCCAGATGCCCGTGAGGGGCAGGGCGGCGCTGCTAAATTCCATGACTTCCTGAAACGTGAACTTATACCTGAAGTTGAAGGCCGGTATCGCGCTGACTCAAACCAGCGTGTGCTTTTTGGGCAAAGTCTTGGAGGCTCTATGGTGCTGTATTCTGCTTATACGGACCCTGATTTGTTCTGGGGCAGAATTGCCAGTAACCCTGTTTTTGCACCTGGCCGGGAGATGTTTTTCGCTGAAGGCGAGCCCGCTACACGAACCAATCTAAGATTGGTTGTGACCAGTGGTTCTGATGACAGGCCACCGTTAAGAGCTGCCGCATTAGCCTGGTTTGATTATGTAGCGGCTTATGAAAATTGCGAGGCCGAGTGA
- a CDS encoding nitrilase-related carbon-nitrogen hydrolase → MKIGAIQCKAIPGDINTNIARHLQLLERATEHGARLVFFPELSITGYEPRLAKSLAMTGKEAVLGVFQECSNQSAYSTKARHVRSDGECSGAQ, encoded by the coding sequence ATGAAAATAGGTGCGATTCAATGTAAGGCGATACCTGGTGACATTAATACCAATATAGCCCGACATCTGCAGTTGCTGGAGCGGGCCACGGAACATGGAGCCCGGCTTGTGTTTTTCCCTGAGCTGTCGATTACCGGGTATGAACCTCGACTGGCTAAATCACTAGCGATGACAGGGAAAGAAGCGGTTTTAGGTGTTTTTCAGGAATGTAGCAACCAGTCCGCATATAGCACAAAAGCACGACATGTTCGTTCTGATGGCGAATGCTCTGGGGCCCAGTGA